A region from the Stygiolobus caldivivus genome encodes:
- a CDS encoding dihydrodipicolinate synthase family protein — protein MEGIIPAIVTPFAQDETLDENALKNYLDFLKRNGIGTIFALGTTGEFNMLNMEEKEQFIKSLRLITNLKLIINVTENSLINAMKLAKQALDIGAEGIASLPPIYHKPSEKGVINYFESLSKFGLPLYLYNFDGKAYIDIEIVKRLVDEGIIEGIKLTTENVILLQRYLELKQMGSSPLHVAVGNDELISFAIMSGSDGVVSATANVAPELVLKLYKLLREGNLKEALEVQKAVNSLTRAISGGDYPAGVKVALKYRGIYVGTVRRPLEEKMEQNSLIYATLKELNL, from the coding sequence GTGGAAGGAATTATACCCGCAATTGTAACACCGTTTGCCCAAGACGAGACTCTGGACGAAAATGCACTAAAGAACTATCTAGATTTTCTAAAAAGGAATGGTATAGGGACTATCTTTGCTTTAGGGACTACGGGAGAATTTAACATGCTTAATATGGAAGAAAAAGAGCAATTTATAAAGAGTTTGAGATTAATCACAAACCTTAAGTTAATAATTAATGTAACAGAAAACTCGTTAATTAACGCAATGAAGTTGGCTAAACAAGCCCTAGATATAGGGGCCGAGGGTATAGCGTCTTTACCGCCTATTTACCATAAGCCTTCCGAAAAAGGGGTAATAAACTATTTTGAATCCCTTTCAAAGTTCGGTCTGCCACTATATCTCTATAATTTTGATGGTAAAGCATACATTGATATTGAAATAGTAAAAAGGTTAGTGGATGAGGGAATAATTGAAGGTATAAAACTTACCACAGAAAATGTCATTTTACTCCAACGGTATTTAGAATTAAAACAGATGGGCAGTAGTCCCCTTCATGTCGCAGTAGGTAATGATGAGTTAATATCGTTTGCGATCATGTCTGGGAGCGATGGTGTAGTCTCGGCTACTGCTAATGTAGCCCCAGAGTTAGTTCTAAAACTGTATAAGCTCCTTCGAGAGGGAAACCTCAAGGAAGCATTAGAAGTACAAAAAGCCGTTAATAGTCTCACTAGGGCGATAAGTGGAGGGGATTATCCCGCCGGTGTAAAAGTAGCCCTAAAGTATAGGGGGATATATGTAGGGACTGTGAGGAGGCCCTTAGAGGAAAAGATGGAACAGAATTCCCTGATCTATGCTACATTAAAGGAACTAAACTTATGA
- a CDS encoding 2-oxoacid:ferredoxin oxidoreductase subunit alpha — protein sequence MTRYVWMIGGAQGLGVDTSAIIFGNAIAKAGYYIFGNREYYSNIKGRHSYFQVVFDEKRIFSISSYTDILATFDAETLFQHFTEVRGYVIYGADYENTSIDLVKSMEPEIAEEVKKELKSGFTVRDVINYLNEKGVKAIKVNYLESLKKIADSFKVPLSVVERSKNMIAVGASFGLLGLPFDLLKNAIGETFKNELFVKFNTMAAEMGYNLVPNAYHLPLREVKKERIQVDGNTISAMGKLAGGLRFQSYYPITPASDESTYIEANQNLDMIVEGGELRKGGAVVVQAEDELAAINMAIGAALTGARSATATSGPGFSLMSEGISWAGMNEVPVLVTYYMRGAPATGLPTRSGQGDLKFALNVGHGEFPRIVIASGDHAEIFWDAIWALNLAEKYQTPTIHIIEKTLANAYSILDEDLLISTAIKIERGKVVYPNTDRFNRFEFTEDGVSPRVFLGYSSIFYTGDEHNEEGHITEASSNRKEMYEKRMKKLETADKEIPQEQRVNVVGDGDNVLLTWGSPKGAILDALEELNKEGLSVMMVQVKMFNPYPTLLMKKLLEGRKRVIAVENNYQAQGAEILAEKTGIFVTNYILKWTGRPMAREEIIYGVKQVIKNGDKRVVLSYGA from the coding sequence ATGACAAGATACGTATGGATGATAGGTGGTGCACAAGGGCTCGGAGTAGACACGTCAGCAATCATATTCGGTAACGCGATAGCCAAGGCTGGCTACTACATATTCGGGAACAGAGAATACTACTCAAATATAAAGGGTAGGCATAGCTATTTCCAAGTTGTCTTCGACGAGAAAAGGATTTTCAGTATTTCGTCCTATACAGATATACTAGCTACCTTTGATGCGGAGACTTTGTTCCAGCACTTTACTGAGGTCAGGGGTTACGTGATATACGGTGCAGATTATGAGAATACATCAATAGACCTCGTCAAGTCTATGGAACCGGAGATAGCCGAAGAAGTCAAAAAAGAACTTAAAAGCGGGTTTACAGTGAGGGACGTCATCAATTACTTGAACGAAAAGGGGGTTAAAGCTATAAAGGTGAATTACCTCGAAAGCCTGAAGAAGATAGCTGACTCATTTAAAGTACCGCTCTCCGTAGTTGAAAGGAGCAAGAACATGATAGCGGTAGGTGCTTCCTTTGGTCTACTCGGTTTGCCTTTCGACCTGCTTAAAAACGCTATAGGGGAGACTTTCAAAAACGAACTATTTGTGAAGTTTAATACTATGGCGGCAGAAATGGGGTATAACCTCGTACCTAATGCCTACCACTTACCATTGAGAGAAGTCAAGAAAGAAAGGATCCAAGTAGACGGAAATACGATATCTGCGATGGGTAAACTTGCTGGCGGTCTAAGGTTCCAGTCTTATTATCCAATTACTCCAGCATCTGATGAGAGCACGTATATAGAAGCGAACCAAAACTTAGATATGATAGTAGAAGGAGGAGAACTGAGAAAAGGGGGTGCAGTGGTAGTCCAAGCTGAGGACGAATTAGCTGCAATTAATATGGCTATAGGGGCTGCGTTAACTGGAGCCAGGTCAGCTACAGCAACCTCGGGACCCGGTTTTTCGCTAATGTCAGAGGGCATAAGCTGGGCAGGGATGAACGAAGTGCCCGTATTGGTTACCTATTATATGAGGGGTGCCCCTGCTACAGGGCTTCCTACGAGGTCCGGACAAGGTGATTTAAAATTCGCATTAAATGTTGGACACGGGGAATTCCCGAGGATAGTTATAGCATCTGGAGACCACGCGGAGATTTTCTGGGACGCTATATGGGCCCTGAACTTAGCCGAAAAATACCAGACACCTACTATTCATATAATCGAGAAGACTTTAGCTAACGCCTATTCGATCCTAGATGAAGATTTACTTATATCAACGGCCATAAAGATCGAAAGGGGGAAAGTGGTATATCCTAACACCGATAGGTTTAATAGGTTTGAGTTTACTGAGGACGGTGTATCGCCTAGGGTGTTTTTGGGTTATTCCAGTATATTTTATACGGGCGATGAACACAATGAAGAGGGTCACATAACGGAAGCTAGCTCTAATAGGAAGGAGATGTATGAGAAGAGGATGAAAAAATTGGAAACGGCAGATAAAGAGATACCCCAAGAGCAGAGAGTTAATGTAGTAGGTGATGGAGATAACGTCTTACTCACCTGGGGGTCACCTAAGGGAGCTATTCTGGACGCTTTAGAAGAACTAAACAAAGAGGGGTTAAGCGTCATGATGGTGCAAGTGAAAATGTTTAACCCGTATCCTACATTACTTATGAAGAAACTACTTGAGGGGAGAAAAAGGGTCATAGCGGTTGAAAACAATTACCAAGCACAAGGAGCTGAAATATTAGCTGAAAAGACGGGTATTTTCGTAACCAACTATATCCTCAAATGGACCGGAAGACCTATGGCTAGAGAGGAAATTATATACGGTGTAAAGCAGGTTATAAAGAACGGAGATAAAAGAGTGGTGTTGAGCTATGGAGCGTAA
- a CDS encoding 2-oxoacid:ferredoxin oxidoreductase subunit beta: MERKPVFNDWCPGCGNFGILRAEEMALRELGVEPKKIVVVSGIGCSGKIPHFMDIPISGVHTLHGRSIAFATGIKASNPSLEVVVNVGDGDGVGIGMGHFVHLGRRNLDITVIVHNNGVYALTKGQASPTLGRGVKTKSLPRPNINDAVNPLAIALAAGYTFVARGYAYDIVHLKELIKKGIRHKGSAVIEVLQPCPTYNDVNTKEWYDKRVYKLDSDPTWDPVVKREEEAKSKFEKAMMRVMEFGDKIPLGVFYQNEFVPTFEDRLEQNIPNYREYYPAIQPIEIGGIATTKISELIKAKRV, translated from the coding sequence ATGGAGCGTAAACCCGTATTTAACGATTGGTGCCCCGGTTGCGGTAATTTCGGGATACTAAGGGCAGAGGAGATGGCATTGAGGGAACTAGGTGTTGAACCTAAGAAAATAGTGGTCGTCTCGGGAATCGGTTGTTCGGGTAAGATCCCCCACTTTATGGACATCCCTATAAGCGGAGTACATACACTTCATGGCAGGTCGATAGCTTTCGCTACTGGCATAAAGGCTTCAAACCCTTCATTAGAAGTTGTAGTGAATGTAGGGGACGGCGACGGTGTAGGGATAGGTATGGGTCACTTTGTGCATTTAGGTAGAAGGAACTTGGACATAACTGTAATTGTTCACAATAACGGAGTATATGCCCTAACTAAAGGACAAGCTTCTCCAACGTTAGGAAGGGGAGTAAAGACTAAGTCCTTACCTAGACCTAATATTAACGACGCAGTAAACCCACTAGCTATAGCGCTTGCTGCAGGCTATACCTTTGTAGCTAGGGGCTACGCCTATGATATTGTCCATTTAAAAGAGTTAATAAAGAAGGGGATAAGGCATAAAGGGAGTGCGGTTATAGAAGTCCTTCAACCCTGTCCTACTTATAATGACGTAAACACGAAAGAGTGGTATGACAAGAGGGTCTATAAATTAGATAGTGATCCTACTTGGGATCCGGTGGTAAAAAGAGAGGAAGAAGCTAAGAGTAAGTTTGAGAAGGCAATGATGAGGGTCATGGAATTTGGTGATAAAATCCCACTGGGCGTCTTTTACCAGAACGAGTTTGTCCCTACTTTCGAGGATAGGCTTGAGCAAAATATACCTAATTACAGGGAATATTATCCGGCTATACAGCCAATTGAAATAGGCGGTATTGCGACTACAAAAATAAGTGAGCTAATTAAAGCTAAAAGAGTATAA
- a CDS encoding ABC transporter permease, whose translation MLNVMLYELRRAIARKKVIVLILVSLFFEVAIYMALYLVPSKAVRVILIPLYPYMWAVGALLPQSLLLHFLAISIASGSMSEEYEQGTVDFFLTKPVTRLRFYAEKWLGSFALLAMIYGLMIGLSLTFSFSLFGAQADLSQLPEIVGLVLFSSLVFFSIAFSIGELLRRSSLSFIISSSLLIGSILISDVLVFIGKFTHSPEYISIALSLPSWGATQLPFLPLAQSQFKLFVEVLDIFPLTVGTLEEAVLSVSIYTAVPVLLSLLTFLRRDIPKRVS comes from the coding sequence ATGCTTAATGTGATGTTATACGAATTGAGGAGGGCTATAGCCCGTAAAAAAGTCATAGTCTTAATACTTGTCTCGCTATTTTTTGAGGTCGCCATCTATATGGCCCTTTATTTAGTGCCATCGAAAGCAGTGAGGGTGATCCTGATCCCTCTTTACCCTTATATGTGGGCCGTAGGTGCCTTATTACCTCAGAGCCTCCTCCTACACTTCTTAGCTATTTCTATAGCTTCAGGTTCGATGTCAGAAGAGTACGAACAAGGTACTGTAGACTTTTTCCTCACTAAACCTGTCACAAGGCTCAGGTTTTACGCAGAAAAGTGGTTAGGCTCATTCGCTCTGCTAGCTATGATATACGGTCTGATGATCGGGCTGTCATTGACCTTTTCTTTTTCACTTTTTGGAGCACAAGCGGACCTCTCACAGCTACCGGAGATTGTAGGCTTAGTACTTTTCTCCTCTCTAGTCTTTTTCAGTATAGCCTTCTCAATTGGTGAACTACTGAGGAGGAGTAGTCTTTCGTTTATAATCTCTAGTTCCTTACTTATAGGATCGATCCTTATATCTGACGTATTAGTATTTATAGGAAAATTTACGCATTCTCCTGAATATATATCTATAGCTTTATCATTACCCTCTTGGGGTGCTACCCAACTGCCTTTCTTACCGCTTGCACAATCTCAGTTCAAGTTATTTGTTGAAGTTCTGGACATCTTCCCGCTTACTGTAGGGACTTTAGAAGAAGCAGTCCTTTCAGTCAGTATATATACGGCGGTGCCTGTTCTACTATCACTCCTTACATTTCTAAGGAGAGATATACCTAAAAGGGTCAGTTAG
- a CDS encoding APC family permease has translation MEKSHVFVRESSGLIKQVSMLDVIMLNVGNMSAGLALYNSITPYVQPGSNLLVATLIGLIFALPQALIYTYFIRKVPRTGGDYVWISRTLHGGIGVIMALSIMIESIAYFALTAFFASSAIQSVLSEIGALNGQQYLVSLGNSLASPIPSFILAFSVMAVIIAINIFKAKWGYSLITVLGLFSLSATIIAIIVLLGGAGDFSAKIGTVLSAIGASKVSYNGPSFSWGATLFMLPFLALYTFPWMQAGPAVAAEIKGKDALKYNVFVSLILTFILVEAGYGVMYYVGGYGFTTAEFMKNGFTYTFWNVAIGMSGNVILEWIIGLGLIVWEFFILSYGVVVFSRYMFAMAFDRVLPSLFASVSKNGSPVYTHLLDLGLVTFFLGVIFFLGSQNALALYGATVLGALYFLVVSIAGLIHGLRNRVTVLVPASIVSIGYFTYLTYVSATNSDFGFMTSNGIDFITLVFVLGTLVGSAIVYVVSYLYNQKKGVDLNLIYKEIPPE, from the coding sequence ATGGAGAAAAGCCACGTTTTTGTCCGAGAGTCCTCAGGGCTTATTAAACAAGTAAGTATGTTAGACGTTATAATGTTAAATGTAGGTAATATGTCTGCAGGGTTAGCCCTTTATAATAGCATAACACCTTACGTCCAACCCGGTTCTAATTTACTCGTTGCCACCTTAATTGGATTAATATTTGCGCTTCCACAAGCCTTAATCTACACATACTTTATCAGGAAAGTACCCAGAACTGGCGGGGACTATGTATGGATATCGAGGACTTTACATGGAGGTATAGGAGTTATAATGGCCCTCTCCATAATGATAGAGTCTATTGCCTACTTTGCATTGACGGCCTTTTTCGCCTCTTCAGCTATACAATCGGTTCTATCGGAAATAGGTGCCCTAAACGGCCAACAATACCTAGTAAGCTTAGGGAACAGCCTTGCGTCACCTATCCCTTCTTTCATATTAGCGTTCTCCGTAATGGCCGTAATAATAGCTATAAATATCTTTAAGGCAAAGTGGGGGTATTCGCTTATTACGGTGCTAGGTCTATTCTCCCTATCAGCTACGATAATTGCCATAATCGTATTACTGGGGGGTGCTGGTGATTTTTCGGCTAAAATCGGTACTGTTTTAAGTGCGATAGGCGCTTCTAAGGTAAGCTATAACGGCCCTAGCTTCAGTTGGGGGGCAACGCTTTTCATGCTACCTTTCCTAGCCCTTTACACTTTTCCGTGGATGCAAGCAGGTCCAGCAGTTGCAGCGGAGATAAAGGGTAAGGACGCACTAAAATATAACGTGTTTGTGAGCTTAATATTGACGTTTATACTCGTAGAGGCCGGGTACGGGGTAATGTACTATGTAGGGGGCTACGGTTTTACTACAGCGGAGTTTATGAAAAACGGGTTCACGTATACGTTCTGGAACGTAGCTATAGGCATGTCGGGTAATGTTATTCTAGAATGGATAATAGGTCTTGGTCTTATAGTGTGGGAGTTCTTTATATTATCTTACGGGGTAGTGGTATTTTCTCGTTACATGTTTGCAATGGCCTTTGACAGGGTTCTGCCCTCTTTATTTGCTTCCGTAAGCAAGAACGGTAGCCCAGTTTACACTCACCTTTTAGATTTAGGGTTAGTGACGTTTTTCTTAGGGGTAATATTTTTCTTGGGTTCCCAAAATGCCTTGGCGTTATACGGTGCCACGGTACTTGGTGCCCTATACTTTTTAGTAGTATCTATTGCAGGTCTTATTCACGGTCTGAGAAATAGGGTCACAGTACTGGTTCCTGCCTCTATAGTATCTATAGGTTACTTCACTTATTTAACTTACGTATCAGCTACTAACTCAGACTTCGGTTTTATGACGAGCAACGGGATAGACTTCATAACACTAGTATTTGTCTTGGGCACTTTAGTAGGTTCTGCTATAGTTTACGTAGTATCGTATTTGTATAACCAGAAGAAAGGAGTGGACTTAAACTTGATTTATAAAGAAATACCTCCAGAATGA
- a CDS encoding sugar nucleotide-binding protein, with protein sequence MLVGVTDEGELAKSIARHFKQVVIIDSPQRVVKERPNVVIHTFEVPYDESNRNPSTAWNINTWYSINVARSASKVSSTNVFLSTFMVFDGRKGYYTETSTPNPLNYYGLSKLSAETGIMSLGNYLVVRLGALYSTTYRGIFHPFIKGILKGKRTIKCNSNFYVSPVTVDEASEIISSLVKRGIKGVVNIGGKRRSMLSVCEQIGDIFNAQVISYEGKYFDFSLDDWLLRGLGFTVRS encoded by the coding sequence TTGTTAGTTGGAGTTACTGACGAAGGTGAACTAGCTAAGAGTATAGCTAGGCATTTTAAACAAGTAGTGATAATTGACTCTCCTCAACGGGTAGTAAAGGAAAGACCAAACGTCGTTATCCATACTTTTGAAGTGCCGTACGACGAGTCAAATAGGAACCCATCTACTGCCTGGAACATTAATACGTGGTATTCTATAAATGTAGCAAGAAGCGCGAGTAAAGTAAGTTCTACTAACGTTTTCCTGTCAACTTTTATGGTGTTCGATGGTAGGAAGGGGTATTATACCGAGACCTCTACACCAAACCCGCTAAACTATTACGGGCTCAGCAAGCTATCAGCGGAGACCGGTATTATGTCGTTGGGAAACTACCTTGTAGTAAGGTTAGGTGCTCTATATTCGACCACTTACAGGGGGATATTTCACCCCTTCATTAAGGGTATTTTGAAAGGGAAAAGGACTATTAAGTGTAATTCTAACTTCTATGTATCTCCCGTAACAGTAGATGAGGCATCAGAGATTATATCAAGCTTAGTAAAAAGGGGTATAAAAGGAGTAGTAAATATAGGCGGGAAAAGGAGGAGTATGTTAAGTGTATGTGAACAGATAGGGGATATCTTCAACGCTCAAGTAATTTCATACGAAGGTAAGTACTTTGATTTCTCACTTGACGACTGGTTGCTAAGAGGTCTTGGATTCACCGTTAGAAGTTAA
- the priX gene encoding DNA primase noncatalytic subunit PriX: MKQEGNEGEKEKKVIRYTLSYPDGSYAGYVVFDGKYSKVYDEKGEILFEVEGVFPPVRRKINYQWVEKVLEKGLPDCRKRFILYVASRYLVNVKGLEEDQAVEELEEFYSKSGGKVYESWLKSVVRGVKVKKLLPWSLKRIEEKDKEMYEIITKILNE; encoded by the coding sequence GTGAAGCAAGAGGGAAATGAAGGTGAAAAGGAGAAAAAGGTGATCAGGTATACCCTGAGTTACCCTGACGGTTCATACGCGGGGTATGTAGTCTTTGACGGGAAGTACTCAAAAGTATATGACGAGAAAGGAGAAATACTTTTTGAGGTCGAAGGGGTCTTCCCGCCTGTACGTAGGAAAATTAACTATCAGTGGGTAGAGAAAGTCTTAGAAAAGGGATTACCGGATTGTAGAAAGCGGTTTATATTATACGTGGCTAGCAGGTATTTAGTTAACGTAAAGGGACTGGAAGAGGACCAAGCAGTAGAAGAGCTTGAGGAGTTTTATTCTAAGAGCGGTGGTAAGGTCTACGAATCGTGGCTAAAATCGGTAGTTAGGGGGGTTAAGGTTAAGAAATTATTACCGTGGTCTCTTAAAAGGATTGAGGAGAAGGACAAGGAGATGTATGAAATAATTACAAAAATTTTAAACGAATGA
- a CDS encoding RsmB/NOP family class I SAM-dependent RNA methyltransferase, which produces MSLELLLSRFLYYVEKGYPLPVAFKKAKQMKGYKVDGATAYDKARLLVLQYYSLRGKSRRKKVGQFLSGNGEVKLPDWMEKKLSELYDLRKLKESLKMRTTWFWVNTLKGDQDKVIRRIEDKDILIERDSQIPYLYKVLKGDLTKLEEFRDYKIIIQDKASVSVVNTLDPKKGETIFDMTSAPGIKSILVMALTDNGVNLTVTELDYKRLRKEIALMKSAGVNLNKVNIIHADARYISFSKKFDKVLLDAPCSSSGMIANEPTVLLRLTEKRVQELSKLQEVLLENALTLSDNVVYATCSLFPEEGENVIKSVNAKTVYYKRFIPYVDYTEGFFISRLEG; this is translated from the coding sequence ATGTCGTTAGAACTTCTACTAAGCAGGTTCCTCTATTACGTAGAGAAGGGATACCCGTTACCAGTAGCGTTTAAGAAAGCAAAACAGATGAAAGGTTACAAGGTCGATGGAGCAACCGCATATGATAAGGCAAGGCTCTTAGTTTTACAGTACTACTCCTTACGAGGCAAAAGTAGGAGGAAAAAAGTGGGACAGTTCTTAAGTGGTAACGGTGAGGTAAAATTACCGGATTGGATGGAAAAGAAGCTCTCAGAACTGTACGACCTGAGAAAGCTCAAAGAGTCCCTCAAAATGAGGACCACTTGGTTTTGGGTAAACACACTTAAAGGAGACCAAGACAAGGTAATCAGGAGAATTGAAGATAAAGATATTCTAATAGAGAGGGACTCCCAAATCCCTTACTTATATAAGGTATTAAAAGGTGACCTCACGAAGTTAGAAGAATTTAGGGACTATAAGATAATTATCCAAGATAAGGCGAGTGTTAGTGTAGTCAATACGTTGGATCCTAAGAAGGGTGAGACGATCTTTGACATGACTTCCGCACCCGGTATAAAGTCAATTCTGGTGATGGCTTTGACTGATAACGGCGTTAATTTAACGGTTACGGAATTGGACTATAAGAGGTTGAGGAAAGAGATAGCCCTCATGAAGAGTGCTGGGGTAAACCTGAATAAAGTTAATATTATCCATGCTGATGCAAGGTATATCTCTTTTTCAAAGAAATTTGATAAGGTGCTCCTAGATGCTCCTTGCAGTTCTTCTGGTATGATAGCTAATGAACCGACAGTATTGCTTAGACTAACGGAGAAAAGGGTTCAGGAATTATCCAAGCTACAGGAAGTATTGTTAGAAAACGCCTTAACGCTTTCGGACAACGTAGTATACGCTACGTGCTCACTTTTCCCGGAAGAGGGTGAAAACGTAATAAAGTCGGTTAATGCAAAAACCGTATACTACAAGCGTTTTATACCTTACGTTGATTATACAGAAGGTTTCTTTATCTCTAGGCTAGAAGGGTAA
- a CDS encoding TIGR00269 family protein yields the protein MKCNKCDEKAIIKIPYANIALCKNHFSEWLEHRLERVAKKYNMLDGVNRVGVAVSGGKDSTTLLHLMYNLSKIYGFELVGINIDLGIDMGKGYSSKSTEFAVKNFEMLGIRYKVVRVKEQYGFTIDEAKHKIRRPVCSTCGLVKRYTLNDIAEKEGLDTIATGHNLNDMAQFILSGYFSGDVLDLSRLKPVSPPEKGYKVKKIKPLFLIYEKEILTYALVNKIPFIYDSCPHTFRVGGATQDKIRRKLEEMEDEIPGFMLMLVQNFIDKIQKPLEKEYVKEDEVSKCKICGRPTSKGRDICSFCATRISMGVLSEARGK from the coding sequence ATGAAGTGTAACAAATGTGATGAGAAAGCTATAATTAAAATACCTTATGCTAATATCGCTCTCTGTAAGAACCACTTTTCAGAGTGGTTAGAACATAGATTGGAGAGGGTCGCCAAAAAATACAACATGTTAGATGGGGTCAATAGGGTCGGAGTGGCAGTCTCAGGAGGTAAGGATAGTACTACCCTTCTCCACCTAATGTACAACTTGTCTAAAATCTATGGTTTTGAACTGGTGGGGATTAACATAGATTTAGGAATTGACATGGGCAAAGGTTACTCGTCTAAAAGTACAGAATTTGCAGTAAAAAATTTCGAAATGCTAGGAATTAGGTACAAAGTTGTTAGAGTAAAAGAGCAATACGGTTTCACGATAGATGAGGCCAAGCATAAGATCAGGAGACCCGTGTGTAGCACTTGCGGTCTAGTAAAGAGGTATACCCTTAACGATATAGCGGAAAAAGAGGGGTTGGATACTATAGCTACTGGACATAATTTAAACGATATGGCCCAGTTTATACTTTCCGGTTACTTCAGCGGTGACGTATTAGACTTGTCCAGGTTAAAGCCGGTTTCTCCTCCAGAAAAGGGGTACAAAGTTAAGAAGATAAAGCCCCTCTTTCTGATATACGAAAAGGAGATACTTACCTACGCTTTAGTCAATAAGATTCCGTTTATCTATGACTCATGCCCCCATACGTTCAGGGTCGGAGGGGCTACTCAGGATAAGATAAGGAGAAAACTTGAGGAGATGGAGGACGAGATACCCGGGTTTATGTTAATGTTAGTGCAGAACTTCATTGACAAAATACAGAAACCTCTTGAAAAAGAGTACGTAAAGGAAGATGAGGTCTCAAAGTGTAAGATATGTGGCAGACCGACATCTAAGGGTAGGGATATTTGTTCTTTCTGCGCTACACGTATATCTATGGGTGTCTTAAGTGAAGCAAGAGGGAAATGA
- a CDS encoding metal-dependent transcriptional regulator encodes MNLSRRELSYLLVIKKYNDQGQLAKLSWVAKQLNISPASAYEELSHLEGKGFVKKNRSGIEITDEGKKAVDNLIKAHRVIESLLVEIGFSPDEACKYSTQFDFAVPEEIIDRLHKYLGEPKRCPHGEEIPITTS; translated from the coding sequence GTGAACCTCTCGAGAAGAGAGCTTTCCTATCTCCTTGTAATAAAGAAGTACAATGATCAAGGGCAGCTTGCAAAGCTCAGTTGGGTCGCAAAACAGCTTAACATATCACCAGCTAGCGCTTACGAGGAATTGTCACACCTTGAAGGTAAAGGATTTGTAAAAAAGAACAGGAGCGGGATTGAAATAACTGATGAGGGAAAAAAGGCGGTAGATAACTTGATAAAAGCACATAGGGTCATTGAATCCCTATTAGTAGAAATCGGGTTTTCCCCAGACGAAGCTTGCAAATATTCTACTCAGTTTGACTTTGCTGTCCCTGAGGAAATAATAGATAGGCTACATAAATACTTAGGTGAACCAAAAAGATGTCCTCATGGAGAGGAGATACCTATAACTACTTCTTAG
- a CDS encoding ABC transporter ATP-binding protein — protein MIVINSLTKRYGRKVALNEMELEIKKGEFVSVLGPNGAGKTTMIRCVLALMYPDKGEVEILGKDPFKDKSVFKNVGYVQELPNLPPFLTGRQVLVLSAKMKGVKKDEVDELLELVGMTEFANRQIAKYSKGMTQRIAIAEALLGEPQVLIMDEPNIGVDPIFSLHIREVFNKLKKNGTSILMTSHEMEDVKKLSDRVALVYKGRKVFEGTVEDLIKKFLGIVVVIEADGRAEEVLRALNFVKKVEKDGKGKYYVTLTEDKREELIKELIFQGVKVKSFYLDLDIERAYERAISNA, from the coding sequence ATGATAGTAATCAACAGCCTTACAAAGAGATACGGTAGGAAGGTCGCCCTAAATGAAATGGAACTCGAAATAAAAAAGGGTGAGTTCGTGTCTGTGTTAGGGCCCAATGGTGCGGGTAAGACCACCATGATCAGGTGTGTATTGGCACTGATGTACCCAGATAAAGGTGAGGTTGAGATCTTAGGAAAAGACCCCTTTAAGGATAAGTCCGTATTCAAAAACGTAGGTTATGTGCAAGAATTACCTAACCTACCCCCTTTTCTTACGGGGAGGCAAGTCCTGGTCTTATCGGCTAAGATGAAAGGCGTAAAAAAAGATGAAGTTGACGAACTCCTTGAACTGGTAGGGATGACGGAATTTGCAAATAGGCAGATAGCGAAGTACAGTAAGGGGATGACACAGAGGATAGCTATAGCTGAAGCACTTTTGGGTGAGCCCCAAGTGCTGATAATGGACGAGCCTAATATAGGTGTAGACCCTATATTCTCCCTACATATTAGGGAAGTTTTTAACAAGCTTAAGAAAAACGGGACGAGTATTTTGATGACGTCTCACGAAATGGAAGACGTAAAGAAGCTTTCAGACAGAGTAGCCCTTGTGTATAAGGGTAGAAAAGTATTTGAAGGGACTGTAGAGGATCTGATAAAGAAGTTCCTTGGTATAGTAGTGGTAATTGAAGCCGACGGAAGGGCTGAAGAAGTACTAAGGGCATTAAACTTCGTAAAAAAGGTAGAAAAAGATGGTAAAGGTAAATACTATGTTACGTTAACGGAAGATAAGAGAGAGGAATTGATTAAAGAACTTATATTTCAAGGGGTCAAAGTAAAATCCTTTTATCTAGACCTAGATATTGAAAGGGCGTATGAGAGGGCGATTAGTAATGCTTAA